The following proteins are co-located in the Halarcobacter sp. genome:
- a CDS encoding DUF445 domain-containing protein produces the protein MNKSDITNIITILLLAFGYANGNDLVYTIGLFAFSGAITNTLAIHMLFEKVPFLYGSGIIEKKFEAFKDSIHNLIMNQFFSKENLNKFYEVEFNSAKKTIDFEKILNKTDFTPAYDSLKEAVMQSSFGGMLGMFGGESALEPLKEPFVEKLKKSIIDISNSDSFQKILNETLKSKDLNEDIHEKISLVVNNRLDELTPKMVKEMVQNIIKEYLGWLVIWGAVFGGLIGFLSTLF, from the coding sequence ATGAATAAGTCTGATATTACAAATATTATTACAATACTTCTTTTAGCTTTTGGTTATGCAAATGGTAACGATTTGGTTTATACAATTGGATTATTTGCTTTTAGTGGTGCTATAACAAATACTTTAGCTATACATATGCTTTTTGAGAAAGTTCCTTTTTTATATGGCTCGGGGATTATTGAAAAAAAATTTGAAGCTTTTAAAGATTCTATTCATAACCTTATAATGAATCAATTTTTTTCAAAAGAAAATCTAAATAAATTTTATGAAGTAGAGTTTAATAGTGCAAAAAAAACTATTGATTTTGAAAAAATATTAAATAAAACAGATTTTACTCCTGCTTATGATTCTTTAAAAGAAGCAGTAATGCAATCAAGTTTTGGTGGAATGTTAGGGATGTTCGGTGGCGAGTCTGCCTTAGAACCTTTAAAAGAACCATTTGTAGAGAAACTGAAAAAATCAATTATAGATATCTCAAACAGTGATTCTTTTCAAAAAATTTTAAATGAAACTCTAAAATCAAAAGATTTAAATGAAGATATTCACGAAAAAATCTCTTTAGTTGTAAATAATAGATTAGATGAACTAACACCAAAAATGGTAAAAGAGATGGTTCAAAATATAATAAAAGAGTATCTTGGATGGTTAGTTATTTGGGGTGCAGTATTTGGTGGACTGATTGGATTTCTTTCAACACTTTTTTAA
- a CDS encoding universal stress protein → MKYKKLFFPIGGGDELEERLFAAFLIAKYFNVSLEVLKCGLKTNMSIYKSLSIPKDIMKKIDEVVDTKLDDENHQIQELFEKIAAEVGIKVSQKALENEANTFLNIKEGLRSSLVEQESKFCDLVIAAAPPSGVTTATFETAVLKSGKCVLMFPRVMKNFKTDSIIIGWNNSPEASRAVTSSIDILKQAQRVHIVSSEEYTDDLEKMNRLREYLFHHGIDASYEIVKTTRIPGQALLNAALDGNFDLIVAGSYGHKGLKELMFGGATRYLLEKSTLPIFMSH, encoded by the coding sequence ATGAAATACAAAAAACTATTTTTCCCTATTGGTGGTGGAGATGAATTAGAAGAGAGACTTTTTGCAGCTTTCTTGATTGCAAAATATTTTAATGTCAGTCTTGAAGTTTTGAAATGTGGACTAAAAACGAATATGAGTATATATAAATCACTATCAATACCTAAAGATATTATGAAAAAGATTGATGAAGTAGTTGATACGAAACTAGATGATGAAAATCATCAGATACAAGAACTATTTGAGAAAATAGCAGCTGAGGTTGGTATTAAGGTTTCACAAAAAGCTCTTGAAAATGAAGCAAATACTTTTTTAAATATAAAAGAAGGTTTGCGAAGCTCCCTAGTTGAACAAGAGTCAAAATTTTGTGATTTGGTTATAGCAGCAGCTCCTCCTTCTGGTGTTACAACTGCAACTTTTGAAACAGCTGTGTTAAAAAGTGGTAAATGTGTACTTATGTTTCCTAGAGTAATGAAAAATTTTAAAACAGATTCTATTATTATTGGATGGAACAATTCCCCTGAAGCATCACGTGCAGTTACTTCATCAATTGATATTTTAAAACAAGCTCAAAGAGTACACATAGTCTCTTCAGAAGAGTATACAGATGATTTAGAAAAAATGAATAGATTAAGAGAATACCTTTTTCATCATGGAATTGATGCAAGTTATGAGATTGTTAAAACAACTAGGATACCAGGACAAGCTCTTTTAAATGCAGCTCTTGATGGAAATTTTGATTTAATTGTTGCAGGTTCCTATGGACATAAGGGCTTAAAAGAGCTTATGTTTGGTGGAGCTACAAGATATTTATTGGAAAAATCAACGCTTCCTATTTTTATGTCTCACTAA
- a CDS encoding response regulator transcription factor encodes MKLLILEDNETLADGIYKKLKEIGFIADVFYEGEEGLFALETSTYDLLILDLGLPGIDGIDIIKKLRSSQKNLPILVISARDRLDQRILGLDTGADDYICKPFELDEVVARVQALLRRSNNQTSNIIKYNDLEFNSQTLALTRDEEKIELSKRELTIFEYLLQNLNAIVSKENIVEHITSIDDEFNPTAVETYVSRLRKKLGDSINLKTVRGLGYMMS; translated from the coding sequence ATGAAACTATTAATCCTTGAAGACAATGAAACTTTAGCAGATGGTATTTATAAAAAACTAAAAGAGATAGGTTTTATTGCAGATGTTTTCTATGAAGGGGAAGAGGGACTTTTCGCTTTAGAAACATCTACATATGACCTTCTTATTTTGGACTTAGGTCTTCCAGGAATTGATGGAATCGATATTATAAAAAAGCTACGTAGTTCTCAAAAAAACCTTCCTATTTTAGTTATATCTGCAAGAGATAGATTGGATCAAAGAATTTTAGGTTTAGATACCGGTGCGGATGATTATATATGTAAACCTTTTGAGTTAGATGAAGTTGTAGCAAGAGTACAAGCCCTTCTTAGAAGAAGTAATAATCAAACTTCAAATATCATAAAATACAATGACTTGGAATTTAACTCTCAAACTTTAGCTTTAACAAGAGATGAAGAAAAAATTGAATTAAGTAAAAGGGAATTAACTATATTTGAATATCTACTTCAAAATCTAAATGCAATAGTAAGTAAAGAGAATATAGTAGAACATATAACTTCTATTGATGATGAATTTAACCCAACTGCTGTTGAAACTTATGTCTCAAGACTCAGAAAAAAATTAGGAGATTCCATAAATTTAAAAACAGTTAGAGGTTTAGGTTATATGATGAGTTAA
- a CDS encoding sensor histidine kinase, with translation MDTNTTSIKSSLIAWLTFPLVIFTMILFIYIYFILEKKVTDFFDNRLKASAKSIEYSIGIKNSKLFVDIPSFSIELLSSNDKGLIFYSVVDEENSLLVGYESLLNKSRLVDEEAVFYNTKYNDSNLRIVSYKTSLYSAGKVYNAYITLGETTEERDENINYVLSLLLIIMVIVIVSTVLITLVAVSEGLKPLNKLKRIIKKRDERDLEPLVFNAPKEVEDIVKSINILLERSRDTIDYIEQFNSDVSHQLRTPLAEMKVKLEFLYDKDDKNYITLNSLLNNMSHITEQLLLYAKTNPNTINLKRFKKQSLNKICKEYSLKTAPRIYEKGFEFAFENMEEEVFIKCDQILLESMLDNIINNALHYAVDENGNPMGTITLSLERHNNTIWLNVKDEGNGVDKKFLKTIFERYYRVDSKKSGSGLGLSIVKQIATLHNAKVQAINENGLKISLIFDFPKIKN, from the coding sequence ATGGATACAAACACTACATCTATTAAATCAAGCCTTATTGCTTGGTTAACTTTCCCACTAGTTATTTTTACAATGATTCTTTTTATTTATATATATTTTATATTAGAAAAAAAAGTTACAGATTTTTTTGATAATAGATTAAAAGCTAGTGCTAAAAGTATTGAATATAGTATTGGAATAAAGAACTCAAAACTTTTTGTTGATATACCTAGCTTTTCAATTGAGTTACTCTCTTCAAATGATAAGGGTTTAATCTTTTACTCTGTGGTGGATGAAGAGAATAGTCTTCTTGTGGGGTATGAATCTTTATTAAATAAAAGTAGATTAGTTGACGAAGAAGCTGTATTTTATAATACAAAATACAATGACTCTAATTTAAGAATTGTGTCTTATAAAACTTCCCTCTATAGTGCAGGAAAAGTTTACAATGCTTATATTACTTTAGGAGAAACCACAGAAGAAAGAGATGAAAATATAAACTACGTATTGAGCCTACTTCTAATTATAATGGTAATTGTAATAGTTTCTACTGTCTTAATAACCCTTGTTGCAGTTTCTGAGGGCTTAAAGCCACTAAATAAGCTAAAGAGAATTATAAAAAAAAGAGATGAAAGGGATTTAGAACCCCTTGTTTTTAATGCACCTAAAGAGGTTGAAGATATTGTAAAAAGTATTAATATCTTATTAGAAAGAAGCAGAGATACTATTGATTATATAGAACAATTCAACTCTGATGTATCCCATCAATTAAGAACTCCTCTTGCAGAGATGAAAGTAAAATTAGAGTTTTTATATGATAAAGATGATAAAAATTATATCACTTTAAATTCTCTTTTAAATAATATGTCACATATAACAGAACAGCTTCTTTTATATGCAAAAACAAATCCAAATACTATAAATTTAAAACGATTTAAAAAACAAAGTTTAAATAAAATATGCAAAGAGTATAGTTTAAAAACTGCTCCAAGAATATATGAAAAAGGTTTTGAGTTTGCTTTTGAAAATATGGAAGAAGAGGTTTTTATAAAGTGTGACCAAATTCTTCTTGAGAGTATGTTAGATAATATAATAAATAATGCTTTACACTATGCAGTTGATGAAAATGGAAATCCTATGGGAACAATTACTTTATCTTTAGAAAGACACAATAATACTATTTGGTTAAATGTAAAAGATGAAGGAAATGGTGTTGACAAGAAGTTTTTAAAAACTATTTTTGAGAGATACTATAGAGTTGACTCTAAAAAAAGTGGTTCAGGATTAGGACTTAGTATTGTAAAACAAATAGCTACACTTCATAATGCAAAGGTTCAAGCAATAAATGAAAATGGATTAAAAATATCATTGATCTTTGATTTTCCAAAAATTAAGAACTAG
- a CDS encoding tripartite tricarboxylate transporter substrate-binding protein, whose product MRYIFLFFILLKSLLFSFDYPNKSIEFVVGLGEGGSADRMTRNMAALLQKELGVHINVKTIKTNGSLDAANYVLKEPHDGYKVFCSTFSPYLLNLIISKKADFSLNDFEIINLQWFEQDFIAVGKDSEFNSIVEILNYIKKNPKELKVALINKSSGHILFKLLLEKFNIPFKDVDIKLYNGGGSARKALLESKVDLLIIAAQGSEKYREYIKPLAIVSNKPSKRWDAPTLNDTIKDTGITMPIIHGPIRGIAVSKKFKEDFPHRFRILENAIKKTLAKKSVHRYLKRKNIGYTWIGSQNSKKILQNSYEDFKKFNYLIED is encoded by the coding sequence ATGAGATATATCTTTTTATTTTTTATTTTGTTAAAAAGCTTGCTTTTTTCATTTGATTATCCAAATAAATCAATTGAGTTTGTAGTTGGTCTTGGTGAAGGGGGAAGTGCTGATAGAATGACAAGAAATATGGCAGCACTTCTTCAAAAAGAATTAGGTGTACATATAAATGTAAAAACTATCAAAACTAATGGTTCCTTAGATGCTGCTAATTATGTTTTAAAAGAACCCCATGATGGGTATAAAGTATTTTGTTCCACTTTTTCTCCATATCTATTAAATCTAATAATAAGTAAAAAAGCAGATTTTTCATTAAATGATTTTGAAATAATAAACCTTCAGTGGTTTGAACAAGATTTTATTGCAGTGGGAAAAGACTCAGAATTTAACTCTATAGTTGAAATATTAAACTATATAAAAAAGAATCCAAAAGAGTTAAAAGTAGCCCTAATAAATAAATCAAGTGGACATATCCTTTTTAAACTATTACTAGAAAAGTTTAATATACCTTTTAAAGATGTTGATATAAAACTTTATAATGGAGGTGGAAGTGCAAGAAAAGCATTACTTGAATCAAAAGTTGATCTTCTTATTATTGCAGCTCAAGGAAGTGAAAAGTATAGAGAATATATTAAACCACTTGCCATTGTATCAAATAAACCATCTAAAAGATGGGATGCTCCAACCTTAAATGATACAATAAAAGATACAGGTATAACAATGCCTATTATACATGGTCCAATAAGAGGAATAGCCGTTTCAAAAAAATTTAAAGAAGATTTTCCCCATAGATTTAGAATTCTAGAAAATGCAATTAAAAAGACATTAGCAAAAAAATCTGTACATAGATATTTAAAAAGAAAAAATATTGGCTATACTTGGATAGGTTCACAAAATTCTAAAAAAATTTTACAAAACTCTTATGAAGATTTTAAAAAATTCAACTATTTAATAGAAGACTAG
- a CDS encoding sulfite exporter TauE/SafE family protein, with protein MDFFHLPLELFDIVILIFCCFIGAAISTTVGSGGGLLVIGGMSMVLPPTALLSIHALTQSGSGLLRAFLFRKSFFVRFFVLFMIGSFIGYILSIYFLISLPEYIMKLSLGVGIIVLNLLPNLKFEKVSNLLIVVFGVITGFLTMFVGVMGPLIAIFLSSILTKRHLIVGTLAWCVSFQNFGKAIIFGGLGFDYTPWIFLILLLILFSYLGTLTGKKLLDKSSNELFKKILKVVILILGSKLIYDGIVLM; from the coding sequence ATGGACTTTTTTCATCTTCCATTAGAGCTTTTTGATATAGTTATATTAATATTCTGTTGTTTTATTGGAGCGGCAATCTCAACAACAGTTGGTTCTGGTGGAGGACTTTTAGTAATAGGAGGAATGAGTATGGTTCTTCCTCCTACCGCACTTCTTTCAATTCATGCACTTACACAATCAGGTTCAGGACTTTTACGTGCTTTTCTTTTTAGAAAATCTTTTTTTGTAAGATTTTTTGTTCTTTTTATGATTGGAAGCTTTATAGGATATATTTTAAGTATCTACTTTTTGATATCTTTACCTGAATATATAATGAAACTTTCTTTGGGAGTTGGAATTATTGTATTAAACTTACTTCCTAATTTAAAATTTGAGAAAGTCTCTAATCTTCTAATTGTAGTTTTTGGTGTAATAACAGGTTTTTTAACAATGTTTGTAGGTGTTATGGGACCTTTAATTGCAATTTTTTTATCTTCAATTTTAACAAAAAGACATCTAATAGTTGGAACTCTTGCTTGGTGTGTATCTTTTCAAAATTTTGGGAAGGCTATTATTTTTGGTGGTTTAGGATTTGATTATACCCCTTGGATATTTTTGATTCTTCTGTTAATCCTATTTTCATATTTAGGAACACTTACAGGTAAAAAACTTCTTGATAAAAGTAGCAATGAGCTATTTAAAAAAATTTTAAAAGTTGTTATACTTATATTAGGAAGTAAATTAATTTATGATGGAATTGTTTTAATGTAA
- a CDS encoding PrpF domain-containing protein encodes MMNDLTRISCILYRSGTSKGAYFLDNDLPKDKDERHNLILKIMGSPDIRQIDGIGGATTVTTKVAIISVSKREGIDLEYKFIQPSIDEAIADDKPTCGNILTAVGAFGIERGLVSVEDGETTVNVYDVNTGATITQVIKTPNRTVQYHGDFEIAGVPGTASPIKMFFKNITGGKTGHYLPTGNKYDIFDGVKATCLDISMPVVFVKAKDMGLTGYETPAELDAKKELFKKIESIREQASQKMGLGSAKGNVIPKFAVVSEAKNGGDINIRYFTPTSAHPALAVSAGFCVATGSFIKGTILYELNSKKLEIGEHTVKIETPSGTIDVGVNFPTTKIKDVEGKTTRTARLLMAGEVFV; translated from the coding sequence ATGATGAATGATTTAACAAGAATTAGCTGTATTTTATATAGATCAGGAACTTCTAAAGGTGCGTATTTTTTAGATAATGATTTACCTAAAGATAAAGATGAAAGACATAATTTAATTTTGAAGATTATGGGAAGCCCTGATATTAGACAAATTGATGGCATAGGTGGAGCAACAACAGTCACTACAAAAGTTGCTATTATATCAGTATCAAAAAGGGAAGGGATAGATTTAGAGTATAAATTTATCCAACCAAGTATAGATGAAGCAATAGCAGATGATAAACCAACTTGCGGTAATATTCTCACAGCTGTTGGGGCATTTGGGATTGAAAGAGGTTTGGTATCAGTAGAAGATGGCGAGACAACAGTAAATGTATATGATGTAAATACTGGTGCAACTATTACTCAAGTAATCAAAACTCCAAATAGAACAGTTCAATACCATGGTGACTTTGAGATAGCTGGAGTTCCTGGTACAGCTTCTCCTATAAAAATGTTTTTTAAAAATATAACTGGTGGGAAAACAGGACATTATCTTCCTACTGGAAATAAATATGATATTTTTGATGGGGTTAAGGCAACTTGTTTAGATATCTCTATGCCAGTTGTTTTTGTAAAAGCTAAGGATATGGGGTTAACAGGATATGAAACTCCAGCTGAACTTGATGCAAAAAAAGAGCTTTTTAAAAAAATAGAGTCAATTAGAGAACAAGCTTCACAAAAGATGGGCTTAGGTAGTGCAAAAGGAAATGTAATTCCAAAATTTGCAGTTGTCTCAGAGGCAAAAAATGGTGGGGATATAAACATTCGATACTTTACCCCTACATCTGCTCATCCAGCTCTTGCAGTTAGTGCAGGTTTTTGTGTAGCAACTGGTTCTTTTATAAAAGGAACTATTTTATATGAACTAAACTCTAAAAAGTTAGAAATAGGAGAACATACTGTGAAAATAGAAACACCTTCAGGAACAATCGATGTTGGAGTAAATTTTCCTACAACAAAGATAAAAGATGTAGAAGGGAAAACAACAAGAACGGCTAGACTGCTAATGGCCGGAGAGGTTTTTGTATAA
- a CDS encoding tripartite tricarboxylate transporter permease, whose product MAFETLMSAFSELMQVHHMLYLLGGVFLGILVGILPGLGGIVGFSIMLPFLYGMDQTSALAMLIGMVAVIPTSDTFTSVLMGIPGSSASQATVLDGYPMSKKGEAARALGAAFSASLVGGLLGALILSIFIIFARDLILKLGSAELFILGIFGLSMVGVLSGKSLYKGFIAAAIGLLLGSVGAAPATGEFRMTMDSYYLYDGIKLVILGLGVYAVPEIISLLVENKKISKAEKLGGSFVQGIKDMWISRWIVARCAPIGAMIGAIPGLGGSVVDWIAYGHVVQTSKDKSQFGKGDVRGVIAPESANNAKEGGGLVPTLLFGIPGSGSMAVFLGGLVILGIEPGPGMVNENLEVSYIIIWSLAIANVVGTGTCMLLSNKISKITTIPYGYVAPFMLMIIFFAALQATRSLEDLMLLIAIGALGTLFKYFDWPRPALLIGFVLAGTIETYYYQAVQFYSWEMMERPGVIILIIFMVASVLISVYFKNRDSKKEKELNIQKEEETTNYPYSFFTGELLFIWFLMAFGLFALIDSFYLQFLGGIFPMVVSSLLLLFGVILSIQITSKKRQKDILSVAITENGQLSSAWVDIWKNFLILPIFLLGTWILGFVPSLAILFVIIIRTKMKSSWLKIFIITGVAIGLLLFISHIMTLHLPTGLIYDAITGA is encoded by the coding sequence ATGGCTTTTGAAACACTTATGAGTGCATTTTCTGAATTAATGCAAGTTCACCATATGCTTTATCTACTTGGTGGAGTGTTTTTAGGAATTTTAGTTGGTATTTTACCAGGATTAGGAGGTATTGTAGGTTTTTCTATAATGTTACCTTTTCTTTATGGTATGGATCAAACCTCAGCACTAGCAATGTTAATTGGTATGGTTGCAGTTATTCCAACTTCAGATACTTTTACTTCAGTTCTTATGGGAATACCAGGTTCTTCTGCTTCTCAAGCAACAGTTCTTGATGGATATCCTATGTCAAAAAAAGGTGAGGCAGCAAGGGCTCTTGGAGCTGCATTTTCTGCTTCATTAGTAGGAGGACTTTTAGGTGCTTTAATTTTATCTATATTTATAATCTTTGCAAGAGATTTAATTTTAAAACTTGGGTCTGCTGAACTATTTATTTTAGGTATTTTTGGACTTAGTATGGTTGGAGTTTTAAGTGGTAAATCTCTATATAAAGGATTTATAGCTGCTGCGATTGGACTTCTTTTAGGATCTGTTGGGGCAGCACCAGCAACTGGTGAATTTAGAATGACAATGGATAGCTACTATTTATATGATGGAATTAAACTTGTAATTTTAGGACTTGGTGTTTATGCAGTTCCTGAAATCATCTCTTTATTAGTTGAGAATAAAAAGATTTCAAAAGCTGAAAAGCTTGGAGGAAGTTTTGTTCAAGGTATTAAAGATATGTGGATTTCAAGATGGATAGTAGCACGTTGTGCTCCAATTGGTGCTATGATTGGTGCTATTCCAGGTCTTGGGGGAAGTGTTGTTGACTGGATTGCTTATGGGCATGTTGTACAAACTTCAAAAGATAAATCACAGTTTGGTAAAGGTGATGTAAGAGGAGTTATCGCTCCTGAATCAGCAAATAATGCTAAAGAGGGGGGTGGATTAGTTCCAACACTTCTATTTGGTATCCCTGGAAGTGGTTCTATGGCTGTATTCTTAGGTGGACTTGTAATTCTTGGGATTGAACCTGGACCTGGAATGGTTAATGAAAACTTAGAAGTTTCATATATTATTATCTGGTCTTTAGCAATTGCAAATGTTGTTGGTACTGGAACTTGTATGCTTTTATCAAATAAGATTTCAAAAATCACAACTATTCCTTATGGATATGTTGCTCCATTTATGTTAATGATTATCTTCTTTGCTGCACTTCAAGCAACAAGATCTTTAGAGGATTTAATGCTTTTAATTGCAATTGGTGCATTAGGGACACTATTTAAATACTTTGATTGGCCAAGACCTGCCCTACTTATTGGTTTTGTTTTAGCTGGTACTATTGAAACATATTATTATCAAGCAGTTCAGTTTTATTCTTGGGAAATGATGGAAAGACCAGGTGTAATTATTTTAATAATATTTATGGTTGCTTCAGTTTTAATTAGTGTTTATTTTAAAAATAGAGACTCTAAAAAAGAGAAAGAATTAAATATACAAAAGGAAGAAGAAACTACAAATTATCCATACTCATTTTTTACTGGAGAATTACTATTTATTTGGTTTCTTATGGCATTTGGTCTATTTGCATTAATTGACTCTTTTTATCTTCAGTTTTTAGGTGGAATTTTCCCTATGGTAGTTAGTTCATTACTTTTACTTTTTGGAGTTATCTTGTCAATTCAAATTACATCTAAAAAGAGACAAAAAGATATTTTATCAGTTGCAATTACTGAAAATGGACAGCTTTCATCTGCATGGGTTGATATTTGGAAAAACTTTTTAATCCTTCCTATATTCCTATTAGGAACTTGGATTTTAGGTTTTGTTCCTTCATTAGCAATTCTTTTTGTGATAATTATTAGAACAAAGATGAAATCTTCTTGGTTGAAAATATTCATTATTACTGGTGTGGCAATAGGACTTCTACTATTTATAAGCCATATTATGACACTTCACCTTCCAACAGGTTTAATTTACGATGCAATAACAGGAGCATAA
- the rraA gene encoding ribonuclease E activity regulator RraA encodes MRQYRTADLCDENQDKKIQVLSHKFKNYGGKKRFKGRIKTIKIEKSNWAVIDILKNVSGKNKILVIDVEEAYYGIVGDKLSTLAEKNHYEALIINGFVRDTMETRKFNIGLFALGTCPLRNFDKTPSQLGIDLYFGNVSFKEDDYIYCDEDGIIISNEKLM; translated from the coding sequence ATGAGACAATATAGAACAGCTGATCTTTGTGATGAAAATCAAGATAAAAAAATTCAAGTATTATCCCACAAATTTAAAAACTATGGAGGGAAAAAAAGATTTAAAGGTAGAATAAAAACTATTAAAATTGAAAAAAGTAATTGGGCAGTAATTGATATACTAAAAAATGTATCAGGTAAAAATAAGATTCTAGTTATTGATGTAGAAGAGGCATATTATGGTATTGTTGGAGATAAACTATCTACTCTTGCAGAAAAGAACCATTATGAGGCATTGATTATAAATGGATTTGTTAGAGATACAATGGAAACAAGAAAGTTTAATATTGGACTTTTTGCATTAGGAACTTGTCCTTTAAGGAATTTTGATAAAACACCATCACAATTGGGTATTGATTTATATTTTGGAAATGTCTCTTTTAAAGAAGATGATTACATATATTGTGATGAAGATGGGATTATTATTTCAAATGAAAAGCTTATGTAA